One window of the Pseudomonas sp. S04 genome contains the following:
- a CDS encoding TIGR03749 family integrating conjugative element protein: protein MKRMSTLGLTVVLMLWGAAQAVELIRWERLPLAVPLVINQERVVFVDEDVRVGVPSTLTGKLRVQSTGGTLYLRASEAIAPTRLQLQSVATGEIILLDIAATPGDQPLEPVRILKNVQMQATEAETSAVPVPARTPIPVALTRYAAQSLYAPLRTVESLPGVRRVPLKLRTELPTLLPTENVSSTPIAAWRLGDYWVTAVKLRNRGSARVQLDPRRLQATLFAAAFQHAFLGPVGSAEDTTIAYLVTRGAGLEHAVPLPPIARGADDES from the coding sequence ATGAAGCGGATGTCTACCCTGGGACTCACCGTCGTACTGATGCTATGGGGAGCAGCACAAGCCGTCGAACTGATCCGCTGGGAACGCCTCCCCCTCGCGGTTCCGCTGGTGATCAATCAGGAACGAGTGGTCTTTGTCGATGAGGATGTTCGAGTCGGCGTGCCCTCAACCCTGACGGGTAAGCTGCGCGTGCAATCAACCGGCGGCACGCTGTACCTGCGCGCATCGGAAGCCATTGCCCCGACCCGACTGCAACTGCAATCGGTCGCGACGGGCGAGATCATCCTCCTGGATATCGCGGCCACGCCTGGCGATCAACCGCTGGAGCCCGTGCGCATTCTCAAGAATGTTCAGATGCAGGCTACGGAGGCTGAAACCAGCGCCGTACCTGTTCCAGCACGTACGCCGATCCCGGTCGCGTTGACACGCTACGCCGCGCAAAGCCTGTACGCGCCGCTGCGCACCGTGGAGTCCCTGCCCGGTGTACGCCGCGTCCCGCTCAAGCTGCGCACCGAACTGCCGACCCTGCTGCCGACCGAAAACGTGTCCAGCACACCCATCGCCGCCTGGCGACTCGGTGATTACTGGGTGACGGCGGTGAAGTTGCGCAATCGTGGTTCAGCGAGGGTGCAACTCGATCCGCGTCGGCTGCAGGCCACGCTGTTCGCCGCGGCTTTCCAGCATGCTTTCCTCGGACCGGTCGGCAGTGCTGAAGACACCACGATCGCCTACCTCGTCACTCGCGGTGCCGGCCTCGAACACGCCGTGCCGCTCCCGCCCATTGCACGAGGTGCTGACGATGAAAGCTAA
- a CDS encoding PFL_4703 family integrating conjugative element protein codes for MSRFRNKVDAQRAHIFSLRLAVMILALVCAGLWYGWRSAPTDLTVHVPPDLRSGSTRKWWDIPSENVYAFALYIFGQLNRWPSDGEKDYRRAIYGLQSYLTPACKAFLDGDYEYRKAAGELRQRVRGVYEILGRGYSEDPELRVKQLDRDSWLVKLDLNADEYYAAEPVKRVVVRYPLRVVRFDLDPERNKWGLALDCYQGTPQKISLPGGEP; via the coding sequence ATGAGCCGATTTCGAAACAAGGTCGATGCCCAACGGGCCCATATCTTCAGCCTGCGTCTGGCGGTAATGATCCTTGCCCTGGTCTGTGCCGGGCTCTGGTACGGCTGGCGTTCGGCACCGACCGATCTGACCGTGCATGTACCCCCAGATCTGCGCTCGGGCAGCACGCGCAAGTGGTGGGATATCCCCTCAGAGAATGTCTATGCCTTTGCACTGTACATCTTTGGCCAGCTCAACCGCTGGCCCTCGGATGGCGAGAAGGATTATCGTCGCGCCATCTATGGCTTGCAGTCCTACCTGACACCCGCCTGCAAGGCCTTCCTCGACGGTGATTATGAGTACCGCAAGGCCGCAGGCGAACTGCGTCAGCGAGTGCGTGGCGTCTACGAAATTCTGGGCCGAGGCTACAGCGAGGATCCTGAACTCCGGGTCAAGCAACTCGACCGTGACAGCTGGCTGGTCAAGCTCGACCTCAACGCCGATGAATATTACGCCGCTGAACCGGTGAAACGGGTGGTGGTGCGCTATCCATTGCGCGTGGTGCGTTTTGACCTGGATCCCGAGCGCAACAAGTGGGGGCTGGCACTGGATTGCTATCAGGGCACTCCGCAAAAAATCTCCCTGCCTGGAGGTGAACCATGA
- a CDS encoding TIGR03750 family conjugal transfer protein: MNDTIERLADGTLVFLPERLNRDPAVLRGLTNDEMWVALGTGAVIGLLLGVPLAIATASIAVAPTGMIACMALVLFAGGTLLRRAKRARPETWLYRKLEWVLASRWHLGRGSLILHSGAWTVRRSRRLRPALSRWQP, encoded by the coding sequence ATGAACGACACTATCGAACGCCTGGCCGACGGCACCTTGGTCTTTCTCCCAGAGCGACTCAATCGTGATCCCGCCGTATTGCGCGGGTTGACCAATGATGAGATGTGGGTAGCACTCGGCACCGGCGCCGTCATTGGCCTACTGCTGGGCGTTCCTCTAGCGATTGCCACCGCTTCCATTGCCGTAGCGCCGACCGGCATGATCGCATGCATGGCGCTGGTGCTATTTGCCGGTGGCACGCTACTGCGCCGGGCCAAACGGGCTCGCCCCGAGACCTGGTTGTACCGCAAACTCGAATGGGTACTCGCCAGCCGTTGGCACTTGGGGCGCGGAAGTTTGATTCTCCACTCCGGCGCCTGGACGGTTCGCCGTTCGCGTCGACTGCGCCCTGCCCTGTCCCGGTGGCAGCCATGA
- a CDS encoding TIGR03745 family integrating conjugative element membrane protein, with translation MLKCLVPLKNNLRDRANLRLIGLLLVLGPSLAFAELPTMEAPSRGEGSGLIETIKNYAYDGGILLGLLIALLAFLGVAWHSLTVYADVQNQRKTWKDLGAVVGIGALLVVIIIWFLTKAAAIL, from the coding sequence ATGCTCAAGTGCCTTGTCCCCCTGAAAAACAACCTGCGTGATCGTGCGAACCTGCGCTTGATCGGTCTGTTGCTGGTGCTCGGTCCAAGCCTGGCTTTTGCCGAACTCCCGACCATGGAAGCCCCTTCGCGTGGCGAAGGATCTGGTTTGATCGAGACGATCAAAAACTACGCCTACGACGGCGGCATCCTGCTGGGTCTGCTGATCGCCCTGCTCGCCTTTCTCGGTGTGGCCTGGCATTCGCTGACCGTCTATGCCGACGTGCAGAACCAGCGCAAGACCTGGAAGGACTTGGGTGCTGTAGTCGGCATCGGTGCCCTGTTGGTGGTGATCATCATCTGGTTTTTGACCAAGGCGGCCGCGATTCTGTGA
- a CDS encoding TIGR03758 family integrating conjugative element protein encodes MSMTDAQSSAFQNASGFSAQSSSTLWLSLVLVLALLWCTWVMWTAYRGWATGSVRFGFFGGSTARVLLALLVLMFFTLS; translated from the coding sequence ATGAGCATGACTGACGCTCAGAGCTCCGCTTTTCAAAACGCCTCCGGCTTTTCGGCGCAAAGCAGTTCGACACTGTGGCTGTCCCTGGTTCTCGTCCTGGCTTTGCTTTGGTGTACCTGGGTGATGTGGACGGCTTACCGGGGATGGGCGACAGGCAGTGTGCGCTTCGGCTTCTTCGGTGGCAGCACTGCACGCGTGTTGCTCGCGTTGTTGGTTCTGATGTTCTTCACCCTTTCCTAA
- a CDS encoding integrative conjugative element protein, RAQPRD family has protein sequence MPITVFRCLLLSLAIVHGSSYAASAHEQDQLSLIQRQLDTIERLATRAEAASTAEPVERYRFDYLRLSKDIQRIRQGVQGYMSPSRAQPRDATELVGDYRLDALPAEPSP, from the coding sequence ATGCCGATTACCGTCTTTCGCTGCTTACTACTCTCGCTGGCTATCGTTCACGGCAGCAGCTATGCCGCCTCGGCTCATGAGCAGGATCAACTCAGCCTTATCCAGCGGCAACTCGACACCATCGAACGCCTTGCGACACGAGCTGAGGCAGCCAGCACGGCTGAACCAGTCGAGCGCTATCGCTTCGACTATCTCCGTCTGTCTAAGGACATCCAACGTATTCGCCAGGGGGTGCAGGGCTATATGTCCCCCTCTCGCGCTCAACCCCGCGATGCTACTGAATTGGTCGGCGATTACCGTCTGGACGCACTGCCCGCGGAGCCGTCGCCATGA
- a CDS encoding integrase domain-containing protein, giving the protein MALVGRRDGRNFGYGRQLSYAGPQALRDLFGGGHYATVKAHSDRWQAFVRWCRSEDGPGFNDARQIDRQTLLDYAGHLRQQVEQGAIGIATAQNRLSSVNRTMAALRGDQSVAVPSPSKALGMRRTSVRRSTPQGQDHEQVTRIVDALCEHQMPRAAAIVQLARATGMRLREAILADLPRLKHETEHCGKINIRDGIQGGRSRASALRWITVNDPIHEALKFAEQVSPNGSRNLLAPNERYVDLQRQIVRPAREILHSHNLKGFHELRVAYACERYEQITHHLAPINGGRCYQLDRRLDQDARVQISYELGLGRIDLLSTYIGSRT; this is encoded by the coding sequence ATGGCATTGGTTGGTAGACGAGATGGGCGCAATTTTGGCTATGGCCGACAACTGAGTTATGCCGGACCGCAAGCCTTGCGCGATCTTTTTGGCGGCGGGCATTACGCCACGGTCAAGGCGCACAGTGATCGCTGGCAGGCGTTTGTCCGCTGGTGTCGTTCGGAGGATGGGCCGGGGTTTAACGATGCGCGACAGATAGATCGGCAGACCTTGCTGGACTACGCAGGGCATCTGCGCCAACAAGTTGAACAAGGTGCTATCGGCATCGCCACCGCACAAAACCGGTTGTCCAGCGTGAACCGGACTATGGCGGCGCTTCGCGGCGATCAGTCTGTGGCGGTGCCGAGCCCGAGTAAGGCCTTGGGAATGCGGCGTACCAGTGTTCGTCGCTCGACGCCGCAAGGCCAAGACCATGAGCAGGTGACGCGGATCGTTGACGCGCTCTGCGAACACCAAATGCCGCGCGCGGCGGCTATCGTTCAGTTGGCGCGAGCCACCGGCATGCGCTTGCGCGAGGCCATTTTGGCCGATCTACCGCGCCTAAAACATGAGACCGAACACTGCGGCAAAATCAACATCCGAGATGGCATCCAAGGTGGCCGCTCACGTGCGTCGGCGCTTCGTTGGATCACGGTAAATGATCCTATTCATGAAGCGCTGAAATTTGCCGAACAGGTTTCGCCCAACGGTAGCCGCAACCTGCTTGCACCGAACGAACGCTATGTCGATTTACAACGGCAAATCGTCCGCCCCGCACGAGAGATCCTCCACTCGCACAACCTCAAAGGCTTCCACGAACTTCGGGTCGCCTATGCGTGCGAGCGCTATGAGCAGATCACTCATCATCTCGCGCCCATCAACGGTGGCCGTTGCTACCAACTCGACCGACGCCTAGATCAGGATGCCCGAGTGCAAATCAGCTACGAGTTGGGACTCGGCCGTATCGACCTGTTATCGACTTACATTGGTAGTCGAACATGA
- a CDS encoding TIGR03747 family integrating conjugative element membrane protein has translation MTSAQNPPPQPIQRPGLIVSAINLVLHVIGLLIASLLFSILIEWAGLLLFWGDQGWRHSQAMLSRELGWLSEHFTSSLIIQQPGQTIVQWLAFLQQWLLVKTGFTDFAQQARASSQDNGFWSELNQLYVSIEDFVLAAVYVTFTFVVRLTILVLATPLLLLAMLTGFIDGLMRRDLRKFGAGRESSFVYHRAKRAVIPLLIVPWILYLSLPFSLNPMAVLLPCAVMLGVAMAITTATFKKYL, from the coding sequence ATGACTTCAGCTCAGAACCCTCCACCGCAACCCATCCAGCGCCCAGGGCTAATCGTCTCGGCGATTAACCTGGTCCTGCACGTCATCGGTTTGCTGATCGCCTCGTTGCTGTTCTCGATTCTGATCGAGTGGGCCGGTCTGCTGCTGTTCTGGGGTGATCAAGGCTGGCGACACAGTCAGGCGATGCTGAGTCGCGAACTGGGCTGGCTCAGTGAGCACTTCACATCCTCACTGATTATCCAACAGCCTGGACAGACGATTGTCCAGTGGCTGGCTTTCCTCCAGCAGTGGTTACTGGTCAAGACCGGTTTTACGGATTTCGCCCAGCAGGCGCGGGCGTCGAGCCAGGACAACGGCTTCTGGAGCGAGCTCAATCAGCTGTATGTGAGCATCGAGGATTTTGTACTGGCGGCGGTGTATGTCACTTTCACTTTCGTGGTGCGTCTGACCATTCTGGTCTTGGCGACCCCCCTGCTTTTGCTGGCCATGCTCACCGGCTTCATCGATGGTTTGATGCGCCGCGACCTGCGTAAATTCGGCGCTGGGCGCGAAAGCAGCTTTGTCTATCATCGGGCCAAGCGAGCGGTCATCCCACTGCTGATCGTGCCCTGGATCCTTTACCTGTCCCTACCCTTTTCGCTCAACCCAATGGCGGTACTTCTGCCTTGCGCCGTGATGCTCGGGGTCGCCATGGCCATCACGACGGCGACATTCAAAAAATATCTCTGA
- the traD gene encoding type IV conjugative transfer system coupling protein TraD, which produces MAEHAMESKLRPAVELYTVAICIAAAVLCVYSPWAVALSPEIGLVAALAYALFGLIRLRQAWEVLRYRRNIRRLPRYELTSRQIPVSRKRLFMGRGFRWTRLHTQRLVEAQDPAVAHYVDQPTCYRLARELERRLEHAPFPLSSLARVTAWDSAFNPLRPLPPVGGSPLLHGVEPNETEVSLPLGERVGHTLVLGTTRVGKTRLAEVYITQDIHRVEHEVVIVFDPKGDADLLKRMYVEAKRAGREKEFYVFHLGWPEISARYNAVGRFGRISEVASRIAGQLSGEGNSAAFREFAWRFVNIIARALIELGRRPDYLQIQRHVVNIDALFIEYAQQFFAKTDPKAWEVIVQLEGKLTEKNIPRHMIGREKRVVAIEQYLAVKRVFDPVMDGLRSAVRYDRTYFDKIVASLLPLLEKLTTGKTSQLLAPNYTDLNDPRPIFDWIQIIRKRGIVYVGLDALTDAEVAAAVGNSMFADLVSVAGHIYKHGIDHGLPTAGSSADKLPINLHADEFNELMGDEFIPLINKGGGAGIQVTAYTQTLSDIEARIGNRAKAGQVIGNFNTLQMLRVRETATAELLTQQLPKINVLTKTLVSGATDTSDPEANTDFTSSSQDRVSSTCVPLIEPAHIVSLPKGQMFSFQVGGQLWKVRMPLPRPSPDDAMPKDLQELTQRMRTSYNEQAGHWWSASGGGPTLDFDPDRVTPPRTSSAVDASVPAQEAP; this is translated from the coding sequence ATGGCCGAGCATGCGATGGAGTCCAAGCTCCGGCCAGCGGTGGAGCTGTACACCGTAGCGATCTGCATCGCTGCCGCGGTGTTGTGCGTGTACTCGCCCTGGGCTGTGGCCCTGTCACCCGAGATCGGTCTGGTTGCGGCGCTGGCCTATGCCCTGTTCGGCCTAATCCGGCTGCGACAAGCCTGGGAGGTGCTGCGTTATCGGCGCAATATCCGTCGGCTGCCCCGCTACGAACTGACCAGCCGACAGATTCCAGTCAGCCGTAAGCGTTTGTTTATGGGGCGCGGCTTTCGCTGGACCCGCCTGCACACCCAGCGCCTGGTCGAAGCCCAGGATCCGGCGGTCGCCCACTATGTCGACCAACCGACCTGTTACCGGCTGGCACGTGAACTCGAACGCCGCCTGGAGCATGCACCGTTTCCGCTCTCGTCACTGGCGCGTGTCACGGCCTGGGACAGCGCCTTCAATCCGTTGCGCCCTTTGCCCCCGGTCGGTGGTTCGCCGCTGTTGCATGGGGTCGAACCCAACGAAACGGAAGTCAGCCTGCCGCTGGGCGAACGGGTCGGACACACCCTGGTGCTGGGCACGACCCGTGTCGGCAAAACGCGACTCGCCGAGGTGTACATCACCCAGGACATACACCGCGTTGAACACGAGGTAGTGATTGTCTTCGATCCGAAGGGCGATGCCGACCTGCTCAAGCGCATGTACGTCGAAGCCAAACGTGCCGGTAGGGAGAAGGAGTTTTATGTCTTCCATCTGGGCTGGCCAGAAATCTCGGCCCGCTACAACGCCGTGGGACGTTTCGGTCGTATCTCGGAAGTGGCGTCACGCATCGCCGGGCAGCTTAGCGGTGAAGGTAACTCTGCGGCTTTTCGCGAGTTCGCCTGGCGTTTCGTCAACATCATCGCCCGAGCGCTGATCGAGCTAGGCCGACGTCCAGACTACCTGCAGATCCAACGGCATGTGGTCAACATCGACGCACTGTTCATCGAATACGCCCAGCAGTTTTTCGCCAAAACTGACCCGAAGGCGTGGGAAGTGATCGTCCAGCTTGAAGGCAAACTCACCGAGAAAAACATTCCCCGGCATATGATCGGGCGCGAAAAGCGCGTGGTGGCGATCGAGCAGTACCTAGCGGTGAAGCGGGTATTTGATCCGGTAATGGATGGACTGCGTTCGGCGGTGCGATATGACCGTACTTACTTCGACAAAATCGTTGCCTCCCTACTGCCGCTGCTGGAGAAACTCACCACCGGCAAGACCTCCCAACTGCTGGCCCCCAACTACACCGACCTGAATGACCCACGACCGATCTTCGATTGGATACAGATCATCCGTAAGCGCGGCATCGTCTACGTCGGCCTCGATGCACTGACCGATGCCGAGGTCGCCGCTGCCGTGGGCAACTCCATGTTCGCCGATCTGGTCTCGGTCGCCGGACACATCTACAAGCATGGCATCGACCATGGCTTGCCTACCGCTGGCAGCAGCGCCGACAAGCTACCGATCAACCTGCACGCCGATGAGTTCAACGAGTTGATGGGCGATGAATTCATTCCGCTGATCAACAAGGGCGGCGGTGCCGGTATCCAAGTCACGGCTTACACCCAAACCCTCAGCGATATTGAGGCACGCATCGGCAACCGGGCCAAAGCCGGCCAGGTCATCGGTAACTTCAACACCCTGCAGATGCTCCGGGTGCGCGAAACCGCCACCGCGGAACTGCTCACCCAACAATTGCCCAAGATCAACGTGCTGACGAAAACCCTGGTCTCGGGGGCCACCGATACCTCCGACCCGGAGGCCAACACGGACTTCACTTCGTCCTCCCAAGATCGGGTCAGCAGCACCTGCGTGCCCCTGATCGAGCCGGCTCACATCGTCAGCTTGCCCAAGGGGCAAATGTTCTCCTTCCAGGTGGGCGGGCAGCTCTGGAAAGTCCGTATGCCACTGCCCAGGCCCTCTCCCGACGATGCGATGCCCAAGGATCTGCAGGAGCTCACCCAGCGGATGCGCACCAGCTACAACGAACAGGCGGGTCACTGGTGGAGTGCAAGTGGCGGCGGCCCGACGCTCGACTTCGATCCAGATCGGGTTACGCCTCCACGCACTTCTTCAGCGGTGGATGCAAGTGTTCCTGCTCAGGAGGCCCCATGA
- a CDS encoding integrating conjugative element protein: MKRMPLTCYFILLLAPFAQPELTVAGDQPSDFTRPHFQVARPLINNKIQPDRAMHADLSTFADEAWILPVRSSQLSPGKITPRALSMPGLRPFFLVGDDPQSLTWLRQRAAELQEMGAAGLAVEVADNEALARIRAAAPGITILPVNGNDIATRLQIEHYPVLITATSLEQ; encoded by the coding sequence ATGAAGCGAATGCCACTTACATGCTACTTCATCTTGCTCTTGGCACCTTTCGCGCAGCCGGAGTTGACCGTAGCCGGGGATCAGCCTAGCGACTTCACCCGCCCCCATTTTCAGGTTGCCAGGCCGCTAATAAACAATAAGATCCAGCCTGATCGGGCCATGCATGCGGACCTGTCCACGTTTGCCGATGAAGCCTGGATACTACCCGTCCGCAGCTCTCAGTTGAGCCCCGGCAAAATCACGCCTCGCGCCCTGAGCATGCCTGGTTTGCGGCCATTTTTCCTGGTCGGTGACGATCCCCAGTCGCTGACTTGGCTGCGTCAACGCGCTGCTGAACTGCAGGAAATGGGCGCGGCTGGCCTCGCCGTCGAAGTGGCCGATAATGAAGCCCTGGCCCGGATTCGAGCAGCCGCTCCGGGCATTACCATCCTGCCGGTCAACGGCAACGACATCGCCACCCGCCTGCAGATTGAGCACTATCCCGTCTTGATCACTGCCACCTCACTGGAACAGTGA
- a CDS encoding lytic transglycosylase yields MATSRLSGIALMLTMLAVQADELPPPAYQLAAHDADIPSTVLFAIALQESGTRVRGRLLPWPWTLNIAGTPYRFATRQAACHALLQALARHDAKRVDAGLGQTNLGYHGQRFSSPCEALDPYRNLAVTAELLQEHHATTGDWVLAAGRYHRPAGGAPAARYRAGFSRQLERLLIAFKQDTPT; encoded by the coding sequence ATGGCAACGTCTCGACTGAGTGGTATTGCGCTCATGCTGACAATGCTCGCCGTCCAGGCTGACGAACTTCCGCCTCCTGCCTACCAACTGGCGGCGCATGACGCCGACATCCCTTCTACGGTGCTGTTCGCGATTGCCCTGCAGGAGAGTGGTACCCGCGTCCGTGGTCGACTGCTGCCCTGGCCTTGGACCCTGAACATCGCCGGAACACCCTACCGCTTCGCCACTCGCCAGGCCGCCTGTCACGCCTTGCTTCAGGCACTCGCCCGACATGACGCCAAGCGGGTCGATGCCGGTCTCGGGCAAACCAACCTGGGTTATCACGGACAACGTTTTTCCAGCCCTTGCGAAGCCCTTGATCCCTACCGAAATCTCGCGGTGACCGCCGAGCTGTTGCAGGAGCATCACGCTACCACCGGTGATTGGGTTTTGGCTGCCGGACGCTATCACCGCCCGGCGGGAGGAGCGCCAGCCGCACGTTACCGCGCAGGTTTTTCCCGGCAACTCGAACGACTGCTGATTGCCTTCAAACAGGACACACCAACATGA
- a CDS encoding TIGR03759 family integrating conjugative element protein: protein MNRALLPTVVCLASLLAMGAAVGNPVATQSRIQDTQSAPLGRSDSEQAASWGLTEQEWTRFEQIQAGPRGFWSPNLDPLTALGVEAQTDQERQRYAELQVALEAKRAERELAYQNAYTAAWAKLFPGLLPIQGMASPPPTSSAAASRQALFVEDHCPACTAEAQRLQSSDTVFDIYLVGSQGEDERVRSWARQADIEPAKVQRRQITLNHDRGRWFSLGASGSLPATFQQVNGQWQRLD, encoded by the coding sequence ATGAACAGAGCGCTACTGCCCACCGTTGTCTGTCTCGCTTCGCTACTGGCCATGGGCGCTGCGGTGGGCAACCCCGTCGCGACACAGTCACGGATCCAGGACACGCAGTCCGCTCCCCTGGGGCGCTCTGACTCTGAACAGGCGGCAAGCTGGGGGCTGACGGAGCAGGAGTGGACGCGCTTCGAACAGATCCAAGCCGGTCCACGCGGTTTCTGGAGCCCGAACCTCGATCCGTTGACCGCACTTGGGGTTGAGGCCCAGACCGACCAAGAGCGCCAGCGCTATGCCGAATTACAGGTGGCGCTGGAAGCCAAACGCGCCGAGCGCGAGTTGGCCTACCAAAACGCTTACACCGCAGCCTGGGCCAAGCTGTTTCCCGGGCTGCTGCCGATCCAGGGCATGGCATCCCCGCCCCCTACCAGCTCAGCGGCCGCGTCGCGCCAGGCTCTATTTGTGGAGGACCACTGCCCAGCGTGCACCGCCGAAGCGCAGCGTCTGCAAAGCAGCGACACGGTGTTCGATATCTACCTAGTGGGCAGCCAAGGCGAGGATGAACGCGTCCGTAGCTGGGCTCGGCAAGCCGACATCGAGCCGGCCAAGGTTCAACGCCGGCAAATCACCCTGAACCATGACCGTGGTCGCTGGTTCAGCCTGGGTGCCTCGGGGTCGTTGCCCGCCACATTTCAACAGGTGAATGGACAATGGCAACGTCTCGACTGA
- a CDS encoding chemotaxis protein translates to MRASTFQTLIIGLLCLAVAGLSGGLYNQYQRVAELQSTNTQYRQTLDTLQHDSSALKDAQEKLQYALKDLKQMVDTGEQQANTLDPMLDQWAQEIQELRDGLAARATQADLTALRARIEQVEQQLLDLRTKPFPPPPTPSATKPKKTARPKPNPLSPPFSVLSVESRGGERFLAVAPHDSRSLTDVRLLHSGEQQGAWRLKILEPNSAIFAVAAQPDQTVHLP, encoded by the coding sequence ATGAGAGCCTCGACGTTTCAAACCCTCATTATTGGGCTGCTTTGCTTGGCGGTCGCCGGCCTGAGCGGTGGTTTGTATAACCAGTATCAACGCGTGGCCGAACTGCAGAGCACGAACACGCAATACCGACAAACCCTGGACACCCTGCAACATGATTCAAGCGCCCTCAAGGACGCCCAGGAGAAGCTGCAGTACGCGCTGAAAGACCTGAAGCAGATGGTCGATACTGGTGAGCAACAGGCCAATACCCTCGATCCGATGTTGGATCAGTGGGCGCAAGAGATACAGGAACTGCGTGATGGTCTCGCAGCCCGCGCCACCCAGGCAGACCTGACAGCGCTGCGCGCACGCATTGAACAGGTCGAGCAGCAGCTCCTGGACCTCAGGACCAAGCCATTCCCTCCACCGCCGACGCCTTCTGCGACCAAACCGAAAAAGACCGCTCGCCCCAAACCCAACCCGCTCTCGCCACCGTTTTCAGTATTGAGTGTCGAGTCCCGCGGGGGTGAGCGCTTTCTGGCGGTCGCACCTCATGACAGTCGCTCGCTCACGGATGTCCGGCTGCTACATAGCGGTGAGCAGCAAGGGGCTTGGCGCCTGAAAATACTGGAGCCGAACTCAGCCATCTTCGCGGTGGCCGCTCAGCCAGATCAGACCGTGCACCTCCCTTGA
- the pilL2 gene encoding PFGI-1 class ICE element type IV pilus protein PilL2: protein MERFFTPVCLLGLLSACTAQIPNPLPTNPEIDSGSNRAQHSRGIAEESHPAELRYGRYTLVSTEPTTEQRDLLAQIIDVSIPSSLNPSVLDALQYVLQRSGYSLCPVTASVRVLFTRPLPAAHYRLGPISLRRALQVLAGPAWQLTTDEVSRSVCFEQQKTEAGVALITPVSPHLLEARP from the coding sequence ATGGAGCGTTTTTTCACACCTGTCTGCCTGCTGGGTTTGTTGAGCGCCTGCACCGCGCAAATCCCCAACCCTTTGCCGACCAATCCAGAGATCGACAGTGGCTCCAATCGGGCCCAGCACTCGAGGGGCATAGCCGAAGAAAGCCATCCGGCAGAGCTTCGTTATGGCCGCTACACGCTGGTCAGCACCGAGCCCACCACGGAACAACGCGATCTTCTTGCCCAAATCATTGACGTGAGCATCCCGTCCAGCCTGAACCCTTCTGTGCTGGATGCATTGCAGTACGTATTGCAGCGTTCAGGCTATTCGCTCTGCCCCGTTACCGCGTCCGTGAGGGTGCTGTTTACTCGGCCCCTGCCCGCAGCCCATTACCGGCTCGGCCCGATCTCTTTGCGCCGCGCGCTGCAAGTGCTGGCTGGCCCCGCCTGGCAACTCACGACCGACGAAGTCAGCCGTTCGGTCTGCTTCGAACAGCAGAAAACGGAGGCCGGCGTCGCGCTGATCACACCCGTCTCGCCCCATCTGTTGGAGGCACGCCCATGA